A single Ziziphus jujuba cultivar Dongzao chromosome 11, ASM3175591v1 DNA region contains:
- the LOC107431960 gene encoding transcription initiation factor TFIID subunit 8, with translation MSHADANGTRVNEQRGGNKSQRPGDDDFGRAVSRVAVAQICESVGFQSSKESALDALADIAIKYLCDLGKLANFYASLTGRTECNVFDIIRGLEDLEASQGFPGAADVNRCLAGSGTVEEIVSYVGSAEEIPFAQPVPRFPVIKSRSLIPSFVEMGETPPAQHIPIWLPAFPDPHTYIHTPMWHERSSDPRSDKIEQARQRRKAERSLLNLQQRLVCNGSVGTSAAAPVSLGNEVAGLMGDERNPLLEPPLQPGERDVSAVVLPARFSDNLTGENHGSVLEAFAPAIEAAKNGFCDDGEDERRALPDTRPAVHFKFKTGKKFLGECLDLSLQKGVGRAANWFGRDDERDDKKRRAEYIIRHAMENPQELNQL, from the coding sequence ATGAGCCATGCAGATGCGAATGGTACGAGAGTGAATGAACAGCGAGGAGGCAATAAGTCACAAAGACCTGGAGACGATGATTTTGGACGGGCGGTTTCAAGGGTTGCAGTGGCGCAGATTTGTGAGAGCGTCGGGTTTCAGAGCTCCAAGGAGTCTGCATTGGATGCTCTCGCTGATATTGCAATCAAATACCTCTGTGACTTAGGAAAATTGGCGAATTTTTATGCCAGTTTGACTGGCAGAACAGAGTGCAATGTGTTTGATATCATTAGAGGGTTGGAGGATTTGGAGGCATCGCAAGGATTTCCAGGTGCTGCGGATGTTAACCGTTGTCTTGCAGGGTCTGGCACAGTAGAGGAAATTGTTTCATATGTTGGTTCTGCCGAGGAGATTCCATTTGCTCAGCCGGTGCCGCGGTTTCCGGTGATCAAGAGTCGTAGCTTAATTCCAAGTTTTGTAGAAATGGGTGAAACACCCCCTGCCCAGCATATTCCCATTTGGTTACCAGCTTTCCCTGATCCCCATACCTATATTCACACACCCATGTGGCATGAGAGGAGCTCAGATCCTCGTTCAGATAAGATTGAGCAAGCTAGACAGAGAAGAAAGGCAGAAAGGTCTTTGTTGAATTTGCAACAGCGGTTGGTCTGCAATGGGTCAGTGGGAACGTCTGCTGCTGCTCCAGTGTCCTTGGGCAATGAAGTAGCGGGATTGATGGGGGATGAAAGAAATCCATTGCTTGAACCGCCTTTGCAACCAGGAGAAAGAGATGTTTCTGCCGTTGTCTTACCTGCTAGGTTTTCAGATAATTTGACAGGAGAAAACCATGGTTCTGTGCTGGAGGCATTTGCACCTGCTATTGAAGCAGCGAAAAATGGGTTTTGTGATGATGGGGAAGACGAGAGAAGGGCTCTTCCTGACACGAGGCCTGCTGTTCATTTCAAGTTCAAAACTGGCAAGAAGTTTTTAGGCGAATGTTTGGATTTGAGCCTTCAGAAGGGTGTTGGCAGAGCTGCAAATTGGTTTGGAAGGGATGATGAAAGGGATGACAAGAAGAGGAGAGCTGAATATATTATTAGACATGCTATGGAAAATCCACAGGAACTCAACCAGTTGTAG
- the LOC107431910 gene encoding uncharacterized protein LOC107431910: protein MEKYFGNAYRGDPGVPHADADRFVNIWIGSAAFSVLTFFNPYMWQLSNQMNWHDKAMLFEQYHWKKAMKKGQPYKFKWNQYMDKDLRDSYYFNWPVYFP, encoded by the exons atgGAGAAGTACTTTGGAAATGCATACAGAGGAGACCCGGGAGTTCCACACGCCGACGCAGACCGATTCGTGAACATATGGATCGGGTCGGCTGCTTTCTCCGTCCTCACCTTTTTCAATCCTTACATGTGGCAGCTCTCCAATCAAATGAA TTGGCATGACAAAGCAATGTTATTCGAGCAGTATCACTGGAAGAAGGCCATGAAGAAAGGGCAGCCATATAAATTCAAG TGGAACCAGTACATGGACAAGGACCTCCGAGACTCCTACTATTTCAACTGGCCTGTTTATTTCCCTTAA